The proteins below are encoded in one region of Tindallia magadiensis:
- a CDS encoding 2-hydroxyacyl-CoA dehydratase — MSNHKQRISFPHVGNYWVPLKYLFTEGMGVDYVVPPAITKKTLDIGSQHSPDFVCTPFKYNLGNYIETIEAGANTLVQTGGVCRLGYYGELHEQILSDLGYEVQFVNTARASFPRPVTMYHLFKEVNPEMTIKQIGKAIPVFLKMIEYTDELEDYIRKNIGFEVTEGSLQQVYQHFLLELQQVKDKRQLKALFTSCKKELLQVKLNLPATTFRVGIVGEYYTIMEPFSNHFIEKELAKMGIVVDRWMNITNSIIRPPEKEVRKRIKPYVKYNMGATSMYTVHKALDFAKKGYDGIIHVKSFGCTPEMDAIPVLQNISEDYKIPVLYFSFDTQTSDTGIQTRLEAFYDMIVMRNEAKV; from the coding sequence ATGTCTAATCATAAACAGCGTATCAGTTTTCCTCATGTTGGTAATTATTGGGTACCCCTAAAATACCTCTTTACAGAGGGAATGGGAGTTGACTATGTGGTCCCTCCGGCTATCACTAAAAAAACTTTGGATATCGGCAGCCAGCATAGCCCGGATTTTGTATGTACACCTTTTAAGTATAACTTGGGCAATTATATCGAAACCATCGAAGCCGGTGCTAATACGTTGGTTCAAACCGGCGGTGTTTGTCGTCTTGGTTATTATGGCGAATTGCATGAACAGATTTTATCTGATCTCGGCTATGAGGTTCAATTTGTTAACACAGCCCGAGCCAGTTTTCCCAGACCAGTAACTATGTATCATCTTTTTAAGGAAGTTAATCCAGAGATGACGATTAAGCAGATCGGCAAAGCCATTCCTGTATTTTTGAAAATGATAGAGTATACGGACGAACTGGAGGATTATATCCGAAAAAACATTGGTTTTGAGGTAACGGAAGGTTCGCTGCAACAGGTCTATCAACATTTTTTATTAGAATTGCAGCAGGTAAAGGATAAACGTCAGTTAAAAGCCCTGTTTACCTCCTGCAAAAAAGAGCTGTTGCAGGTGAAACTCAACCTACCAGCAACAACCTTTCGGGTAGGCATTGTAGGTGAGTATTACACCATTATGGAGCCCTTCAGCAATCATTTTATTGAAAAAGAATTAGCAAAAATGGGAATTGTTGTAGATCGATGGATGAATATTACCAATTCTATTATCCGACCACCAGAAAAAGAAGTCCGGAAACGGATAAAACCTTATGTTAAATATAATATGGGGGCCACTAGTATGTATACGGTTCACAAGGCCCTTGATTTTGCCAAGAAAGGGTATGATGGTATTATTCACGTTAAATCCTTTGGCTGCACCCCTGAGATGGACGCCATCCCTGTCCTGCAAAACATCAGTGAAGATTATAAAATACCGGTTCTCTACTTCAGTTTTGATACACAAACCAGCGACACCGGTATTCAAACAAGACTAGAAGCTTTTTATGACATGATTGTAATGAGAAATGAGGCGAAGGTATGA
- a CDS encoding acyl-CoA dehydratase activase, giving the protein MKKAYLGIDIGSISTKGVVINEHREILAQEYLMTECKPIETVTKLLEILKEQMKDQPYQVVTVGTTGSARKLIGAITEAAVIKNEITAHAIGTISLHPEVRTIFEIGGQDSKIILIENGVVVDYAMNTLCAAGTGSFLASQAHRIGVAVEDFGKVALTSTNPTSLAARCTVFAESDLVHKAQMGHQTKDIIAGLCHSVVRNYLNNVGKGKKIVPPIVFQGGVSKNEGVKKAFEEITGHKVLVDENGHLTGALGTAILAEKSGEEKPFTFETLDMDFTTKGIDCEKCANHCEIMCVYRNNTLIDAWGNKCEQGAIRS; this is encoded by the coding sequence ATGAAGAAAGCATATTTAGGCATTGATATTGGTTCCATTTCTACGAAAGGGGTCGTTATCAATGAACATCGCGAAATATTGGCACAGGAATATTTAATGACGGAATGCAAACCTATTGAAACCGTAACAAAATTATTAGAAATCTTAAAAGAACAAATGAAAGATCAGCCTTATCAGGTGGTCACCGTCGGAACCACTGGCAGTGCCCGAAAGCTGATTGGAGCCATTACAGAAGCAGCGGTCATTAAAAACGAAATCACCGCTCACGCTATTGGAACCATTTCCTTGCATCCGGAGGTTCGGACCATTTTTGAAATTGGTGGTCAGGATTCCAAAATCATTTTAATCGAAAATGGTGTCGTTGTTGATTACGCCATGAACACCTTATGCGCCGCCGGAACCGGATCTTTTTTAGCAAGCCAGGCACACCGAATCGGTGTAGCCGTCGAAGATTTTGGGAAAGTGGCTCTTACTTCCACGAATCCCACCTCCCTTGCTGCCCGCTGTACCGTTTTTGCTGAATCAGACCTGGTTCATAAAGCTCAGATGGGGCACCAAACCAAGGATATTATTGCTGGTTTATGTCATTCCGTCGTGCGTAATTATCTTAATAATGTGGGAAAAGGAAAAAAAATAGTTCCGCCCATTGTTTTTCAGGGTGGCGTCAGTAAAAACGAAGGGGTTAAGAAAGCTTTCGAGGAGATTACAGGTCATAAGGTGCTGGTAGACGAAAACGGACACCTGACAGGTGCCCTGGGAACCGCTATTCTAGCTGAAAAATCTGGAGAAGAAAAACCCTTCACCTTTGAAACACTTGATATGGATTTCACTACGAAAGGCATTGATTGCGAAAAATGCGCTAATCACTGTGAAATCATGTGCGTTTATCGAAATAATACTTTGATAGATGCCTGGGGCAATAAATGTGAACAGGGGGCTATCAGAAGCTAA
- a CDS encoding aminotransferase class V-fold PLP-dependent enzyme has product MTIYLDNAATTFPKPASVVEAMKHYINCVGSNVSRGSYSSAFDAGNIVYETREMLADLFHDNEPERIFFTRNVTESLNLVLKGMLKPEDHVLVSSMEHNAVMRPLHRLMEQKITFSRIPCTKEGYLITDLMEEAWQENTKAVVITHASNVSGSVMNLKAIADFCQQKGLSLIIDAAQTAGVLPIDVQRLLPDAVCFTGHKGLYGPQGMGGAWISKRLASTLKPLIEGGTGSLSDEEIQPEYLPDKFEAGTLNMPGIYGLNAALHWIKERGIEEIHDHEMKLTRQFLEKIESLKKISVVGPMTLENRTAVVSIKTSTMDLGQLAHRLAKDYGIATRSGMHCAPHAHKTLQSFPEGTVRFSFGYFNTEEEIEKTIKALKEIVG; this is encoded by the coding sequence ATGACTATATACCTCGATAATGCAGCCACCACATTTCCAAAACCTGCATCGGTAGTGGAGGCAATGAAGCACTATATAAACTGTGTGGGCAGTAATGTGAGTCGGGGCAGTTATTCATCGGCTTTTGACGCTGGAAATATTGTTTATGAAACAAGAGAAATGCTGGCGGATTTATTTCATGATAATGAGCCGGAACGCATTTTTTTTACCCGTAATGTGACGGAGAGCTTAAACTTGGTGTTGAAGGGAATGCTAAAGCCGGAGGATCATGTACTGGTAAGCTCTATGGAACATAATGCTGTGATGCGGCCATTGCATCGACTAATGGAACAAAAGATTACCTTTTCCAGAATTCCATGTACGAAAGAAGGATATCTGATAACGGATCTAATGGAAGAAGCATGGCAGGAAAATACGAAGGCTGTTGTGATTACCCATGCTTCCAATGTCTCCGGCAGTGTGATGAACCTTAAAGCAATCGCTGATTTTTGTCAACAAAAAGGGTTGAGTCTGATTATTGATGCGGCTCAAACAGCAGGAGTGCTTCCGATTGATGTTCAACGGCTGTTACCGGACGCTGTCTGTTTTACAGGGCATAAAGGGTTATATGGACCGCAGGGTATGGGCGGGGCTTGGATTAGTAAAAGACTGGCTTCTACATTGAAACCGTTAATAGAAGGGGGGACGGGTAGTTTGTCAGACGAAGAAATTCAGCCAGAATACCTGCCGGATAAATTTGAAGCAGGCACCCTTAATATGCCCGGAATTTATGGCTTGAACGCCGCTTTACACTGGATAAAAGAAAGAGGCATTGAGGAAATTCATGACCATGAAATGAAACTGACCCGCCAGTTTTTGGAAAAAATTGAAAGCCTTAAGAAAATTAGTGTGGTAGGCCCGATGACTTTAGAGAATAGGACGGCTGTTGTTTCTATTAAAACATCAACGATGGATCTGGGGCAGTTGGCTCATCGTCTGGCAAAAGACTATGGCATTGCCACCAGATCAGGGATGCACTGCGCCCCTCATGCCCATAAAACCCTTCAAAGCTTCCCGGAAGGAACCGTACGCTTTAGTTTCGGATACTTTAATACGGAAGAAGAGATTGAAAAAACCATAAAAGCCTTAAAGGAAATAGTAGGGTAA
- the yedE gene encoding YedE family putative selenium transporter: protein MDSKKGMLAVGGVVGLISVLLVVTGNPVNMGFCIACFVRDIAGAVGMHRADVVQYARPEVMGLVLGAFVMAKVRGEFAPKGGSSPFIRFFLGALMMIGALVFLGCPLRMVLRLAGGDLNALPALGGFVVGIGIGIYFLNNGFNLKRNFTLAKPEAYAFPFLNLLLLVLLVVFPGVLFVSESGPGSMQAPILIALAAGLVVGALAQRTRLCTMGGLRDIVLFRDHYLFLGFLGIFLVSLVGNIATGNFTLGFEGQPVAHTESLWNFMGMVVVGFSAVLLGGCPLRQLILAAEGNTDSAITVMGLLVGAAFAHNMSLASSPAGATPNGKIVVLASLVIMTVIAYFNSELVGQEEKGGVKVEQN, encoded by the coding sequence TTGGATAGTAAAAAAGGAATGTTAGCAGTCGGTGGCGTTGTAGGTCTTATTTCAGTTTTACTAGTGGTAACTGGAAATCCGGTAAACATGGGCTTTTGTATTGCTTGCTTTGTGCGCGATATTGCTGGAGCCGTTGGTATGCATCGTGCTGATGTTGTTCAGTACGCACGACCAGAAGTGATGGGTCTGGTGCTTGGTGCCTTTGTCATGGCTAAAGTAAGAGGTGAATTTGCTCCTAAAGGTGGTTCTTCTCCTTTTATACGCTTTTTTCTGGGAGCTCTTATGATGATTGGCGCCTTGGTTTTTCTGGGCTGCCCCCTTCGGATGGTTCTCAGGCTAGCCGGTGGTGACTTAAATGCTTTACCTGCTCTGGGTGGGTTTGTCGTCGGTATTGGCATTGGTATTTACTTCTTGAACAACGGCTTTAACCTTAAACGCAATTTCACTCTGGCAAAGCCGGAAGCATATGCCTTTCCATTTCTAAACCTTTTGCTCCTTGTTTTACTCGTCGTATTTCCCGGTGTCCTTTTTGTCAGCGAAAGCGGTCCTGGATCCATGCAGGCACCGATTTTAATCGCTTTAGCTGCCGGTTTAGTCGTTGGTGCTTTGGCTCAGCGGACACGTCTTTGCACCATGGGTGGACTACGAGATATTGTTCTGTTTCGAGATCACTACCTGTTTCTCGGATTTTTAGGCATTTTTCTAGTCTCTCTCGTTGGAAATATTGCTACCGGCAACTTCACTCTTGGGTTTGAAGGTCAACCTGTTGCGCATACAGAAAGTTTATGGAATTTCATGGGAATGGTTGTTGTTGGTTTCTCGGCCGTTTTGCTCGGCGGATGCCCTTTACGACAACTGATTTTAGCCGCAGAAGGAAATACGGATTCAGCAATAACCGTGATGGGGCTTTTGGTGGGTGCAGCTTTTGCTCACAATATGTCCTTAGCATCAAGCCCTGCAGGAGCAACCCCTAATGGTAAAATAGTGGTACTTGCTTCTCTCGTTATTATGACGGTTATTGCTTACTTTAACTCAGAACTTGTCGGCCAGGAAGAAAAAGGAGGCGTAAAAGTTGAACAAAATTGA
- a CDS encoding sulfurtransferase TusA family protein, giving the protein MNKIDTSGLSCPQPVLLTKKALQSEPESLTILVDNETAKANVLRYLKRAGYQVDWEEAGESIQLLATKS; this is encoded by the coding sequence TTGAACAAAATTGATACCAGTGGTCTATCTTGTCCTCAGCCCGTATTATTAACTAAAAAGGCATTGCAGTCTGAACCGGAGAGTCTCACGATCCTCGTTGATAACGAAACGGCTAAGGCTAATGTTTTGCGTTATCTTAAAAGAGCTGGCTACCAAGTTGATTGGGAAGAAGCTGGTGAAAGCATTCAGCTTCTCGCTACAAAATCTTAA
- a CDS encoding DUF3343 domain-containing protein: protein MPEYVVLFYTHSGAIKFDRKATKNGYRVELMPVPRKLSSNCGVSAKIQLDSSINELIDEEIEKIYRICEKEYQLVYSQE from the coding sequence ATGCCAGAATATGTAGTATTGTTTTATACTCATTCAGGAGCTATTAAATTTGATCGAAAAGCAACAAAGAATGGTTACCGGGTCGAACTAATGCCGGTGCCAAGAAAACTTAGTTCAAATTGCGGAGTTTCAGCAAAAATTCAGTTAGACAGCTCCATCAATGAGCTAATTGATGAAGAAATCGAAAAAATATATCGCATCTGTGAAAAAGAATATCAATTAGTCTATAGCCAGGAATAG
- the yqeB gene encoding selenium-dependent molybdenum cofactor biosynthesis protein YqeB, with protein MNQGMKVAVRSGGDLGTAIIHKLHRSGFRVLVLETDSPLAIRREVAFSEAVSEGKALVEGIEAQRIDEIDDIQKLWEKGIIPVLVDAKADILTTLSFDVVVDAIMEKRKSGTHRKMAPITIAIGPGFVAGRDVDIVIETNRGHNLGRLIFEGGAEPDTGSPGDIMGMTDQRVIRAPKEGVLKAIKKIGDLVKSGEKIAEVEGVPVITEIDGVLRGLIKDGTHVPKSLKIADVDPRGKLEYCYTISEKARNIAGGVLEAILLMKNQLN; from the coding sequence ATGAACCAAGGGATGAAAGTTGCTGTCAGAAGTGGGGGAGATTTAGGAACGGCCATTATCCATAAACTACATCGGAGTGGTTTTCGGGTGCTGGTATTGGAGACGGATAGTCCTTTGGCTATTCGGCGGGAAGTAGCTTTTTCCGAAGCTGTTTCAGAGGGAAAAGCCTTGGTAGAAGGTATAGAAGCCCAGCGTATTGATGAAATAGATGACATACAAAAACTATGGGAGAAAGGAATCATACCTGTTTTAGTAGACGCAAAGGCAGATATTCTTACCACCTTATCTTTTGATGTAGTGGTGGACGCCATTATGGAGAAAAGGAAGTCAGGAACTCATCGAAAAATGGCTCCTATTACCATTGCTATTGGTCCCGGATTTGTAGCGGGTAGGGATGTGGATATTGTCATCGAAACAAATCGTGGGCATAACTTGGGACGGCTCATCTTTGAAGGCGGTGCCGAGCCAGATACAGGAAGTCCGGGTGATATTATGGGCATGACAGATCAGCGGGTCATCAGAGCACCTAAAGAAGGCGTTTTAAAAGCCATAAAAAAAATAGGCGATTTAGTAAAAAGCGGTGAAAAAATTGCAGAAGTGGAAGGAGTTCCGGTAATAACTGAAATTGATGGAGTGCTGAGAGGATTGATCAAAGACGGAACGCATGTGCCGAAGTCATTAAAAATAGCCGATGTAGATCCAAGAGGAAAACTCGAATACTGTTACACTATTTCAGAAAAAGCAAGAAATATTGCTGGTGGGGTACTGGAAGCGATTCTTCTAATGAAAAATCAGTTAAATTAG
- a CDS encoding phosphatase PAP2 family protein, whose amino-acid sequence MLLRIDEILFMNLFQLADKNDGLGDLMVAITNSSSRIFAILYMVGIGILLVKRKKTVVPFLIAPATAFITVHIIRFLYERPRPFVAMDIDSLIYHDSNGSLPSMHAVSAFVIAVAIWHVNKRAGRWALALAGITGLSRVMVGVHYPLDILIGAVLAIIIGRTIFKAAPWGENLKDYSEKIASH is encoded by the coding sequence ATGCTTTTAAGGATTGATGAAATATTGTTTATGAACTTGTTTCAGTTAGCTGATAAAAATGACGGACTGGGAGATCTAATGGTAGCCATTACCAATAGTTCCTCCAGGATTTTTGCTATTTTATATATGGTGGGAATAGGGATCTTGCTGGTAAAGAGAAAAAAAACGGTGGTTCCTTTCTTGATAGCTCCGGCTACTGCGTTTATAACGGTTCATATTATTCGTTTTCTTTATGAAAGACCGCGCCCTTTTGTTGCCATGGATATTGATAGCTTAATTTATCATGATTCTAACGGCTCCCTTCCAAGCATGCATGCTGTAAGCGCCTTTGTGATTGCTGTAGCAATATGGCATGTCAACAAAAGAGCTGGAAGATGGGCACTGGCATTGGCTGGAATTACCGGTTTGTCTAGGGTAATGGTAGGGGTGCATTATCCTTTGGATATTTTGATAGGAGCTGTACTGGCAATTATCATTGGTCGTACAATATTCAAAGCAGCCCCTTGGGGCGAAAACCTAAAGGATTATTCTGAAAAAATAGCATCACACTAA
- a CDS encoding molybdopterin-binding protein — MRKIAVEEAVGMVLGHDLTKIVPDTFKGAAFKKGHVLRKEDVEALRKMGKNHIWVLELAADELHENDAAIRIAKATVSEDFILEGPSEGKISILAKKKGLLKINTDLLEEVNNRERIMMATIRHHTVVEENKMVAGTRIIPLKIKEEEIKAVEALCHGQEPLLQMKELLRLKVGILVTGTEVYTGLIEDKFSQVLVDKVRQMGSEAMDPVFAPDEEEVIESKIGQLVREGAQLILLAGGMSVDADDVTPKAIANASTEIITYGAPVLPGAMLMLAYAEEIPMVGVPACAMYHKITVLDLVLQRLMVGEKPTKREISALGHGGLCQHCEVCHYPVCTLSR, encoded by the coding sequence ATGAGGAAGATAGCGGTGGAAGAGGCGGTTGGGATGGTGTTAGGGCATGATCTTACGAAAATTGTTCCTGATACCTTCAAAGGAGCTGCTTTTAAGAAAGGCCATGTTCTCCGGAAAGAAGACGTGGAAGCACTAAGAAAAATGGGAAAGAATCATATATGGGTGCTAGAGTTGGCAGCAGACGAACTTCATGAAAATGATGCAGCGATAAGGATTGCAAAAGCGACTGTATCAGAAGATTTTATTTTAGAAGGCCCTTCAGAAGGCAAAATCAGCATTTTGGCAAAAAAGAAGGGATTGCTTAAAATTAATACGGATTTATTGGAAGAAGTTAATAATCGGGAACGAATCATGATGGCAACCATTCGTCACCATACGGTGGTAGAAGAAAATAAAATGGTGGCAGGAACCAGGATTATTCCACTTAAAATCAAAGAAGAAGAAATTAAAGCGGTAGAAGCCTTATGTCATGGACAGGAACCTTTGTTACAGATGAAAGAGCTGCTTAGGCTTAAAGTAGGTATTTTGGTTACTGGCACCGAAGTTTATACAGGATTGATAGAAGATAAATTTAGCCAGGTATTAGTGGACAAAGTTCGGCAGATGGGTTCAGAAGCAATGGATCCTGTATTTGCACCAGATGAAGAAGAAGTGATTGAATCAAAAATCGGGCAATTAGTGAGGGAAGGAGCCCAACTAATTTTATTGGCTGGCGGCATGTCTGTAGATGCGGATGATGTGACACCAAAGGCGATTGCCAATGCTTCTACCGAAATCATCACTTACGGTGCGCCTGTGTTGCCAGGTGCGATGCTGATGTTGGCCTATGCCGAAGAAATACCTATGGTTGGTGTTCCTGCCTGTGCTATGTACCATAAGATTACGGTGCTGGACTTAGTCTTACAAAGACTGATGGTGGGAGAAAAACCAACGAAAAGAGAAATAAGTGCTTTAGGTCATGGTGGACTTTGTCAACATTGTGAAGTGTGTCATTATCCTGTTTGTACCTTGTCTCGTTAA
- a CDS encoding uracil permease, translating into MTKQQVNYPWFKKEDIDGFFALFQNNLANFVLIAVALIGMGYPTSIVYGRVIPGAAVSVLFGNVYYAYMANRLAQKEGRTDVTALSYGISTPVMFVYLFGVMGPALAFTGDPEIAWRIGLAACFFGGLVEVAGSFIGNWVRKTLPRASMLGALAGVAFTFIGGELFFNVHEMPMIGFIVLAIIIVGLIARKAMPFRLPASLFAIIIGTVLAYSLGEVELSRIGEGMETVGVYPFLPTLGFIEGFQYLMGPMVGLIAVLLPISIYNFIETMNNVEAMASAGDDYSARECMLVDGCGIMLGSLFGGVFPTTVYIASVGSKWMNAGRGYSVINGGVFLLASLFGIVAAISEIIPVPVIAPILVFVGISMVAQTFAAVPQRHFPAVVIAMFPYFGNYVMTRFNNAAGETVAGISSGIVPLGQGAMFSGLIWGAIVVYIIDNDYPKAAIASLVAAALAATGFMHAPELTLFYDYKFAAGYVIMAIMFIVFDRFGSDETGEAPLVD; encoded by the coding sequence ATGACAAAACAGCAAGTGAATTACCCATGGTTTAAGAAGGAAGATATTGATGGTTTCTTTGCCTTGTTCCAAAACAATCTGGCTAACTTCGTATTAATCGCTGTAGCACTGATTGGAATGGGTTACCCTACCAGTATCGTATATGGGCGGGTAATACCGGGAGCTGCTGTATCGGTTTTGTTTGGAAATGTATACTATGCGTATATGGCAAATCGATTGGCGCAAAAAGAAGGAAGAACCGATGTAACAGCCTTATCCTATGGGATTAGTACACCGGTTATGTTTGTTTATTTATTTGGTGTTATGGGACCAGCCCTTGCCTTTACCGGTGATCCGGAAATTGCTTGGCGAATCGGCCTGGCTGCATGTTTCTTTGGTGGATTGGTAGAAGTAGCTGGAAGTTTTATTGGTAACTGGGTTCGTAAAACACTACCTCGGGCTTCGATGTTGGGAGCTTTGGCAGGCGTAGCCTTTACTTTTATTGGTGGTGAACTTTTTTTTAATGTTCATGAAATGCCAATGATCGGATTTATTGTATTAGCAATTATTATTGTAGGGTTAATTGCCAGAAAAGCCATGCCCTTCCGGTTACCGGCTTCTTTATTTGCAATCATTATTGGTACGGTGTTGGCGTATAGTTTAGGCGAGGTAGAGCTGAGTCGGATAGGGGAAGGGATGGAGACTGTTGGTGTGTACCCCTTCCTGCCGACCCTTGGTTTTATTGAAGGCTTCCAATATTTGATGGGACCGATGGTAGGATTAATTGCTGTATTACTACCAATTTCTATTTATAATTTTATTGAAACCATGAACAATGTAGAGGCCATGGCTTCCGCTGGTGACGATTATAGTGCGCGGGAATGTATGTTAGTGGATGGTTGCGGTATTATGTTGGGAAGTCTTTTTGGCGGCGTATTCCCAACAACGGTTTATATTGCTTCTGTAGGATCTAAATGGATGAACGCTGGTAGAGGTTATTCAGTGATTAATGGGGGAGTATTCTTACTAGCTTCTTTGTTTGGTATTGTAGCAGCGATTTCTGAAATTATTCCTGTACCTGTCATTGCACCGATTCTTGTATTTGTTGGAATCTCTATGGTAGCCCAGACCTTTGCAGCCGTGCCTCAGCGTCATTTTCCGGCTGTAGTCATTGCGATGTTTCCTTACTTTGGGAACTATGTCATGACCCGATTTAATAATGCGGCGGGAGAAACCGTAGCAGGTATTTCCAGCGGAATTGTTCCGCTTGGCCAAGGGGCTATGTTTTCTGGCCTGATATGGGGTGCTATTGTAGTGTATATTATTGACAACGATTATCCAAAAGCAGCCATTGCTTCTCTAGTGGCGGCGGCTTTAGCTGCTACTGGATTTATGCATGCTCCGGAACTCACGCTTTTCTACGATTATAAATTTGCTGCTGGTTATGTCATTATGGCGATTATGTTTATTGTTTTTGATCGGTTTGGAAGTGATGAAACCGGTGAAGCACCGCTGGTTGACTAA
- a CDS encoding PucR family transcriptional regulator — MIRQNGITLEEVMKMDCMKKCHIIAGHRGVFNTVSKVNIMADPDALEWVNECEFLLTTAYYFKQESLEKQKELVRRSAQRGLSALGVKVRPYLEELPLEVLETANELDFPIVELDDSLPFSDIMTPIFQEVFNKQTSLLQRIEKIHEQLMNVMLRGGDIEQILQIVADHLQNPVMLHIEGKDIWRQGGGKIDEPLWQALPENAKQFLEHAEKRKDQGHFHEDQVTLVQKRIRRMTMPIVVKNRVSGFLMAWAIKTPLGGFDLSVLESATTTIALEVLRQMSIRDVENRYRVEFFEDLISMDSHRKEKALEKASLFHLTPADSFMVIVIQGEEKSSEMSGDLFDKISWIHYETEKYLRETKVKSLMIFKTDSLYVILSSPSEKELQRLALAYGKEILSRQPKKQAHLHFRVGIGRCYAGLEQVDQSYEDAMKALKHGPLIEEPQTAYFEDLGIYKILCHPCLEKELHRFYEKTLAPLVAYDEKKSSELIKTLEAYYQQGGNLRKTAQSLYTHYNTTLYRMENIQKITGMDLTNHKDRLNLEVALKVKKLLNR, encoded by the coding sequence ATGATACGTCAAAATGGTATTACCCTAGAAGAAGTCATGAAAATGGATTGTATGAAAAAGTGTCACATCATCGCAGGGCATCGCGGTGTTTTTAATACGGTCTCTAAAGTGAACATTATGGCTGACCCTGACGCCTTGGAATGGGTGAATGAATGTGAGTTTTTACTAACCACGGCCTATTATTTCAAACAGGAAAGCTTAGAAAAACAAAAGGAGCTGGTACGCCGCTCTGCTCAAAGAGGACTCTCTGCCCTGGGCGTTAAAGTTCGACCTTATTTAGAAGAACTTCCGTTAGAAGTTCTAGAAACCGCTAATGAACTGGATTTCCCTATTGTAGAGCTCGATGATTCTCTGCCTTTTTCAGATATTATGACGCCTATTTTTCAGGAAGTCTTTAATAAGCAGACCTCCTTACTACAGCGAATCGAAAAAATCCACGAACAGTTAATGAATGTCATGTTGCGGGGTGGCGATATTGAACAAATCCTCCAAATTGTTGCCGACCATCTGCAGAATCCGGTAATGCTTCATATTGAAGGAAAAGACATCTGGCGACAGGGTGGTGGAAAAATAGATGAACCATTATGGCAGGCTTTGCCTGAAAATGCGAAACAATTTCTAGAACACGCCGAAAAACGAAAAGATCAAGGGCATTTCCACGAAGATCAGGTTACCTTAGTTCAAAAAAGAATTCGAAGAATGACGATGCCCATAGTCGTCAAAAATAGAGTTTCCGGCTTTTTAATGGCCTGGGCTATTAAAACACCTCTGGGTGGATTTGATTTGTCTGTGCTGGAATCGGCCACCACTACCATTGCACTGGAAGTCTTAAGACAAATGTCTATCCGGGATGTGGAGAACCGATATCGTGTTGAGTTTTTCGAAGACTTAATCTCTATGGATTCTCACCGAAAAGAAAAAGCGCTGGAAAAGGCTTCCTTATTTCATTTAACACCAGCGGATTCTTTTATGGTCATTGTCATTCAAGGCGAAGAGAAGTCCTCAGAAATGTCTGGTGATTTGTTTGATAAGATTAGTTGGATTCATTACGAAACAGAAAAATACCTGCGAGAAACAAAGGTAAAATCCTTAATGATTTTTAAGACAGACAGCCTGTATGTTATTCTTTCTTCTCCTTCAGAAAAAGAACTGCAGCGATTAGCGCTGGCCTATGGAAAAGAAATTTTATCTCGCCAACCAAAAAAACAAGCCCACCTTCATTTCCGGGTAGGCATCGGTAGATGTTATGCTGGTTTAGAGCAAGTGGATCAAAGCTATGAAGATGCCATGAAAGCATTAAAGCACGGACCTCTTATCGAAGAACCACAGACAGCTTATTTTGAAGATCTAGGGATTTACAAAATCTTATGTCATCCTTGCTTAGAAAAAGAGCTGCATCGATTTTATGAAAAAACCTTAGCTCCTTTAGTGGCTTACGACGAAAAAAAATCTTCAGAACTCATAAAAACGTTGGAAGCTTATTATCAACAGGGAGGAAATCTCCGCAAAACCGCTCAGAGTCTCTATACCCACTATAATACAACCCTTTATCGTATGGAAAACATTCAAAAAATAACAGGAATGGATTTAACCAATCATAAGGACCGGTTAAATCTGGAAGTCGCCTTAAAAGTAAAAAAACTGCTTAATCGCTAA